A stretch of Cytophagales bacterium DNA encodes these proteins:
- a CDS encoding serine hydrolase domain-containing protein → MKVSTLFSLLLFVTSLVVSAQERIELTSSDAALLDSLCEVHLKASKIPGIAVGIVSKGKVLYAKGFGVKNIDTQDAVTTQSNFHLASISKTFVATAIAQLAEAGKIDLEDPVTKHLPYFQLKDPRYKDITIKHLVTHTAGVPDVLGYGWNKPKHGEDALEKYVRKLKKRGIKFTPGSDWSYSNNGFEVLGDVIAKASGMSFEQYIKTQIFEPLGMDQTSFIRSEIQEKYATSPHVKRPGIKVSKVYPYNREHAPSSTLNSNVEDMLHYALMYLNKGEFNGKRLFSEASYELITTEHWSFDEEYGVGLSWFMGPASWRKNDGRRITHSGQDTGYQSWLGILPEKSWAMIVLYNGDWKIPPSSLIFDAAYDMAKRYD, encoded by the coding sequence ATGAAAGTCTCGACGCTATTCAGCCTTCTTCTATTTGTAACTAGTCTAGTTGTCTCTGCCCAGGAGCGCATTGAACTAACTTCGTCCGACGCGGCTTTACTCGATTCCTTGTGTGAAGTACACCTGAAAGCGTCTAAAATCCCAGGCATTGCAGTAGGCATTGTCAGTAAAGGAAAAGTCCTTTATGCAAAAGGATTTGGTGTCAAAAACATAGATACTCAGGATGCTGTCACAACACAATCCAATTTTCATCTGGCCTCCATTTCCAAAACCTTCGTGGCCACTGCCATTGCCCAGCTGGCAGAAGCTGGGAAGATTGATTTAGAAGATCCAGTCACCAAACATTTGCCCTACTTTCAATTAAAAGATCCGAGATATAAAGACATCACCATTAAACATCTGGTGACTCATACGGCAGGAGTTCCGGACGTACTCGGTTATGGCTGGAATAAGCCTAAGCATGGAGAAGACGCCTTAGAAAAATATGTTCGGAAATTAAAAAAGAGAGGGATCAAGTTCACACCTGGTAGCGATTGGAGCTATTCCAACAATGGATTTGAAGTGTTGGGAGATGTGATTGCCAAGGCCTCAGGTATGTCATTCGAACAATATATTAAAACCCAAATATTCGAGCCTTTGGGTATGGACCAAACGAGTTTTATTCGATCCGAAATTCAGGAAAAGTATGCCACAAGCCCACATGTCAAGCGACCTGGTATAAAAGTGAGCAAAGTCTATCCCTATAATCGTGAGCATGCCCCTTCCAGCACCCTCAATTCTAATGTGGAAGACATGCTCCACTATGCTCTGATGTACCTGAATAAGGGCGAATTCAATGGTAAAAGGTTATTTTCTGAAGCATCGTATGAGTTGATCACAACCGAACACTGGAGCTTTGATGAAGAATATGGTGTCGGATTGAGCTGGTTTATGGGGCCTGCTAGCTGGCGAAAAAATGATGGGCGTCGGATCACACACTCGGGCCAGGATACCGGGTATCAATCCTGGCTGGGAATACTCCCCGAAAAATCATGGGCAATGATCGTGTTGTACAATGGCGATTGGAAAATACCCCCTTCCAGCCTCATTTTTGATGCGGCTTATGACATGGCAAAACGATATGATTGA
- a CDS encoding Crp/Fnr family transcriptional regulator produces the protein MIEETAFASLRHYLNDILPLKKEEEQELRNRVFSRKIKRRQYLLAQGEICKHYTFIDQGCFKMYKVDEAAKEHNIHFAVENQWVTDIGSFHTDQPSQLYIEAIEPSIILQIEKSDLIFFYKNSIRINRIFRVLVENEFVQLQHRLLQTISMTAEQRYLDFMNRYPDLFNRVSNVQVASYLGITPEFLSNIRKKLSQS, from the coding sequence ATGATTGAAGAAACGGCATTTGCATCACTCAGACATTATTTGAATGATATCCTTCCACTCAAAAAGGAAGAAGAACAAGAATTGCGGAATCGCGTCTTTTCAAGAAAAATCAAGAGAAGGCAATACTTGCTTGCACAGGGTGAAATTTGCAAACATTATACCTTCATTGATCAAGGGTGTTTTAAAATGTATAAAGTGGATGAAGCAGCGAAGGAACATAACATCCATTTCGCAGTAGAGAATCAATGGGTGACGGATATTGGCAGTTTTCATACCGATCAACCAAGTCAACTTTACATAGAAGCCATAGAACCCTCAATTATCCTTCAGATTGAGAAAAGCGACCTGATCTTTTTCTACAAAAACAGTATACGAATCAACCGTATTTTCCGTGTATTGGTGGAGAATGAGTTCGTGCAATTACAACATCGATTATTGCAGACCATCAGTATGACCGCAGAACAACGATATCTGGACTTCATGAACCGGTACCCCGACCTTTTCAACCGTGTATCGAACGTTCAAGTTGCTTCCTATCTCGGAATTACCCCAGAATTTCTGAGCAATATCCGCAAGAAGTTAAGCCAGTCTTAA